One window of the Magnolia sinica isolate HGM2019 chromosome 19, MsV1, whole genome shotgun sequence genome contains the following:
- the LOC131234386 gene encoding uncharacterized protein LOC131234386 has product MSTTPLPDQQQEQPEVYQEATSNGNYHGSGSVGPFFAVLSVIIVLAVLSCMVGRVCAARLEGLDSRYDCLEWVRRRCRRCIPNDVEVGAKAVDCADGNGKAIENEHPPAPPA; this is encoded by the coding sequence ATGTCGACAACCCCATTGCCCGATCAGCAGCAGGAGCAGCCAGAGGTCTATCAGGAGGCCACTTCGAATGGGAATTACCATGGTTCGGGTTCTGTGGGACCCTTTTTTGCTGTCCTTTCTGTTATAATAGTCTTGGCAGTGCTGTCGTGCATGGTGGGTCGGGTCTGTGCGGCCCGGCTGGAGGGTCTGGACAGCAGGTATGACTGTTTGGAATGGGTGCGAAGGAGGTGCCGGCGTTGTATCCCCAATGACGTGGAAGTTGGTGCTAAGGCGGTTGATTGTGCTGATGGTAATGGCAAAGCAATAGAAAACGAGCATCCTCCGGCCCCACCGGCTTGA
- the LOC131234384 gene encoding putative phospholipid-transporting ATPase 9: MNGGRRRKLRFSKIYAFSCGRSSFKEDHSQIGGPGFSRVVFCNDPECFEAGIRSYSNNYVSTTKYTLATFFPKSLFEQFRRVANVYFLVAGCLAFTPLAPYTPVSALLPLIVVIGATMAKEAVEDWRRNQQDIEVNNRKVKVHRGEGNFDHTEWKNLRVGDIVRVEKDDFFPADLVLLSSSYEDAICYVETMNLDGETNLKLKQALEVTSGLHDDSSFRNFKALVKCEDPNANLYSFVGSMDFDDQQYPLSPQQLLLRDSKLRNTDYVYGAVIFTGHDTKVIQNSTDPPSKRSKIERKMDNIIYFLFSVLILISTVGSIFFGIATREDLKNGKMKRWYLRPDNTKVFFDPKRAAIAAILHFLTAMMLYGYLIPISLYVSIEIVKVLQSIFINQDVQMYYEETDKPAQARTSNLNEELGQVDTILSDKTGTLTCNSMEFVKCSVAGTAYGRGVTEVERAMARRKGSPLAQEIENGEHDEEHVDKKPLVKGFNFKDERVMNGRWVNEARNDVLQKFFRVLAICHTAIPEVVEETGKVSYEAESPDEAAFVIAAREFGFEFFKRTQTGISLHELDPESGMKVERSYKLLNILEFNSARRRMSVIVRNEKGQLLLLCKGADSVMFERLAKNGREFEDQTREHLNGYADAGLRTLVLAYRELDEREYGQFNEEFNEAKNSVSADRDALIDEVTEKMEKDLILLGATAVEDKLQKGVPECIDKLAQAGIKIWVLTGDKMETAINIGFACSLLRQGMRQIIIILETPDILELEKAGDKSDITKASKASVIQQINDGKSLLTSANGSSDAFALIIDGKSLVYALEDDVKNMFLELAIACASVICCRSSPKQKALVTRLVKTGTSKTTLAIGDGANDVGMLQEADIGIGISGVEGMQAVMSSDIAIAQFQYLERLLLVHGHWCYRRISSMICYFFYKNLAFGFTLFLFEAYASFSGQAAYNDWYMSFYNVFFTSLPVLALGVFDQDVAARFCLKFPLLYQEGVQNVLFSWLRILGWMFNGICSAIIIFFFCTNALEHQAFRKGGEVVGLEILGTTMYTCVVWVVNCQMALAISYFTWIQHVFIWGSIILWYLFLLTYGAMSPTISTTAYKVFIEACAPATSYWLVTLFVTISALVPYFSYNAIQMRFFPMYHGMIQWIRYEGHADDPEYCQVVRQRSLRATTVGYTARAEARATSMRERIHDRTEQVREIGR, from the exons ATGAATGGGGGAAGGAGAAGGAAGCTCCGGTTCAGTAAGATCTATGCCTTCTCCTGTGGGAGATCATCATTCAAGGAAGACCACTCGCAGATTGGCGGTCCGGGCTTCTCGCGGGTTGTCTTCTGCAACGACCCAGAATGCTTCGAAGCAGGAATACGCAGCTACAGCAACAATTACGTGTCGACTACCAAGTACACGCTGGCGACTTTCTTCCCCAAATCTCTATTCGAGCAGTTCCGGAGGGTTGCCAACGTATACTTCCTGGTCGCTGGTTGCCTGGCTTTCACTCCCCTCGCACCCTACACTCCTGTCAGCGCTCTCCTCCCTTTGATTGTCGTAATCGGAGCAACCATGGCCAAAGAGGCTGTTGAAGATTGGAGACGGAATCAGCAG GATATTGAAGTGAACAATCGGAAGGTTAAAGTGCACCGTGGAGAAGGTAATTTTGATCACACTGAATGGAAGAATCTGAGAGTTGGAGATATAGTAAGGGTGGAGAAGGATGATTTCTTTCCTGCCGACCTTGTCTTGCTTTCGTCTAGTTATGAGGATGCTATCTGCTATGTCGAGACCATGAATCTTGATGGTGAGACGAATTTGAAACTGAAGCAGGCGTTGGAGGTGACTTCGGGCTTACATGATGATTCCAGCTTCCGGAATTTCAAAGCTCTAGTTAAATGCGAAGACCCAAATGCAAACTTGTACTCTTTTGTTGGTAGCATGGATTTCGATGATCAGCAGTACCCGCTTTCGCCCCAGCAGCTTCTTCTTAGGGATTCGAAGCTCCGTAACACAGACTACGTCTATGGGGCTGTGATCTTCACCGGCCACGACACCAAAGTTATTCAAAATTCCACAGACCCACCGTCCAAGAGGAGCAAAATCGAGAGGAAGATGGACAATATTATTTATTTCCTGTTTTCCGTCCTGATATTGATATCCACTGTTGGATCCATTTTCTTTGGGATTGCGACTAGAGAGGATCTTAAAAATGGCAAGATGAAAAGGTGGTACCTTCGACCAGACAATACCAAAGTTTTCTTTGATCCTAAAAGAGCCGCTATTGCAGCGATTTTGCATTTCCTGACAGCCATGATGCTGTATGGGTACTTGATTCCCATTTCTTTGTATGTATCGATAGAGATTGTCAAAGTTTTGCAGAGCATCTTCATCAACCAAGACGTGCAGATGTATTATGAGGAAACCGACAAGCCTGCTCAAGCCCGCACATCAAACTTGAACGAGGAGCTTGGTCAAGTTGACACAATTCTCTCGGATAAGACCGGCACTTTGACCTGCAACTCGATGGAGTTCGTCAAATGTTCTGTGGCTGGAACAGCGTATGGTCGTGGTGTAACAGAGGTCGAGCGGGCCATGGCTAGAAGAAAAGGATCGCCATTGGCTCAAGAGATTGAAAATGGGGAGCATGATGAGGAACATGTGGATAAAAAACCACTGGTTAAAGGTTTTAATTTTAAGGATGAACGGGTCATGAATGGGCGTTGGGTCAACGAGGCTCGTAATGATGTCCTTCAGAAGTTCTTCCGTGTGTTGGCGATATGCCATACTGCTATACCAGAAGTGGTTGAAGAGACAGGCAAGGTTTCGTATGAAGCTGAATCGCCTGATGAGGCAGCCTTTGTGATTGCAGCAAGAGAGTTCGGCTTTGAATTTTTCAAGAGGACCCAAACAGGCATCTCGCTGCATGAGTTAGATCCTGAGTCTGGGATGAAAGTCGAAAG GTCTTATAAGCTTTTGAATATTTTAGAGTTTAATAGTGCCCGAAGACGGATGTCTGTGATAGTAAGAAATGAGAAGGGCCAGCTGTTGCTACTCTGCAAAGGTGCCGACAG TGTCATGTTTGAAAGACTTGCAAAGAATGGAAGGGAGTTTGAGGATCAGACCAGGGAACACCTGAATGGGTATGCTGATGCGGGTTTGAGAACATTGGTGCTTGCATATCGTGAACTTGATGAGAGAGAATATGGGCAATTCAATGAGGAATTCAATGAGGCCAAGAACTCGGTCAGTGCAGATCGAGATGCACTGATTGATGAAGTGACAGAGAAGATGGAGAAGGATTTGATCCTTCTCGGTGCCACAGCTGTTGAGGATAAGCTGCAAAAAGGG GTTCCTGAATGCATTGACAAGCTAGCACAAGCCGGAATAAAAATATGGGTCTTGACTGGAGATAAGATGGAGACCGCCATCAATATTGG CTTCGCGTGTAGCTTGTTGAGAcaaggaatgaggcagataaTCATCATTTTGGAGACACCAGATATTCTAGAACTAGAGAAAGCGGGTGATAAGAGTGACATCACTAAG GCATCAAAGGCGAGCGTTATTCAACAGATAAATGATGGGAAGTCGCTGCTTACTTCGGCAAATGGAAGTTCCGATGCATTTGCTTTGATCATCGATGGCAAATCGCTTGTTTATGCGCTGGAGGACGATGTGAAGAACATGTTCCTAGAACTGGCAATTGCCTGTGCATCTGTTATCTGCTGTCGTTCGTCCCCCAAACAAAAAGCACTA GTCACGAGATTGGTTAAAACTGGCACCAGTAAGACGACATTAGCCATAGGCGATGGGGCTAATGATGTGGGTATGCTTCAAGAAGCAGATATTGGAATTGGGATCAGCGGTGTTGAAGGAATGCag GCTGTCATGTCGAGTGACATTGCGATTGCTCAGTTCCAATACCTGGAGCGTTTACTTCTCGTGCACGGACACTGGTGTTACAGAAGAATCTCATCGATG ATATGCTACTTCTTCTACAAGAACCTTGCGTTTGGTTTCACTCTTTTTTTGTTCGAGGCATATGCATCCTTTTCTGGGCAGGCTGCATACAACGATTGGTACATGTCATTCTACAATGTCTTCTTCACGTCGCTCCCCGTGCTTGCTTTGGGTGTGTTTGACCAAGATGTTGCTGCCCGGTTTTGCCTGAAG TTCCCTCTTCTATACCAAGAAGGAGTGCAGAACGTTCTCTTCAGCTGGCTTCGGATCCTCGGCTGGATGTTCAACGGCATATGTAGTGCcattatcatcttcttcttctgcaCGAATGCCCTGGAGCACCAGGCCTTCCGCAAAGGTGGGGAGGTCGTTGGATTGGAAATCCTTGGGACTACGATGTACACGTGCGTCGTCTGGGTTGTAAACTGTCAGATGGCGCTCGCCATCAGCTACTTCACATGGATACAACACGTCTTCATATGGGGTAGCATCATTCTGTGGTATCTCTTCCTTCTGACCTACGGTGCAATGTCACCTACCATATCAACTACCGCCTACAAGGTCTTCATCGAAGCATGCGCACCTGCTACATCGTATTGGCTCGTCACACTCTTTGTGACAATCTCAGCCCTGGTTCCATACTTCTCATACAATGCCATTCAGATGCGGTTTTTCCCGATGTATCATGGGATGATACAGTGGATTAGATACGAAGGGCACGCCGATGACCCTGAATACTGCCAGGTGGTGCGGCAGAGATCGTTGCGTGCGACGACAGTCGGATATACAGCACGGGCAGAAGCGAGGGCAACCAGCATGAGAGAGAGGATACATGATAGAACAGAACAAGTGAGGGAAATAGGCAGGTAA
- the LOC131234385 gene encoding uncharacterized protein LOC131234385: MGEDPQRIKKIAAASYDYESDPRWADYWSNILIPPNMASRPDVVDHFKRKFYQRFIDPDLVVDSMASTNSSQSTRASASSSPSPATEQARPRNSGSSTGASARPAPYASSLRWDRQTIQFSVNAWVFIVGVLSILPFVPRNLSNRAYRLSLLGTACSSLYSLYTLYGKPRAWNLHAIQVWFQSVIATKDFIYFLYCLMFVTSQLHLKFALIPVLCRALELVAKFLRRNFGRSFFYRKYLDGLCVWVESNTSALSILSSHAEIGLGFLLILSLFSRQRNIIQTFMYWQLMKLMYHSPVTAGYHQSVWAKIGRTVNPLIFQYAPFLNTPISAAQRWWFR; this comes from the exons atgggggaaGATCCACAGCGTATAAAGAAGATCGCAGCAGCGTCGTACGATTACGAGAGCGATCCTCGATGGGCGGATTACTGGTCTAACATCCTCATCCCACCTAACATGGCCTCTCGTCCTGACGTCGTCGATCACTTCAAGCGCAAGTTCTACCAGCGATTCATc GATCCTGATCTTGTGGTTGATTCCATGGCTTCAACCAATTCTTCTCAGTCAACAAGAGCATCAGCATCATCTTCGCCGTCACCTGCAACTGAACAAGCTAGGCCCCGGAACTCAG GGTCCAGCACTGGAGCATCTGCAAGACCGGCACCATATGCCAGTTCTCTGCGGTGGGATCGTCAGACCATACAATTTTCTGTCAATGCTTGG GTGTTTATTGTGGGTGTTCTTTCAATCCTTCCATTTGTGCCAAGAAATCTCTCAAATAGAGCATATCGATTATCCTTATTGGGCACCGCATGTTCCTCCTTGTATTCATTATACACTCTATATGGG AAACCGAGGGCATGGAACCTCCATGCTATCCAAGTATGGTTCCAGTCAGTAATTGCGACGAAGGATTTTATCTACTTTCTCTACTGCCTTATGTTTGTTACATCTCAATTGCacctaaaat TTGCTTTGATACCTGTTCTCTGCCGGGCACTTGAGCTTGTTGCTAAGTTTTTGAGGCGTAATTTCGGCCGCTCTTTCTTCTATAG GAAATACTTGGATGGACTTTGTGTATGGGTGGAGTCAAACACAAGTGCCCTCAGCATCTTGAGTTCACATGCCGAGATCGGATTGGGCTTCCTTCTAATCCTTTCGCTATTCTC ACGACAACGCAACATAATACAAACATTCATGTACTGGCAG CTGATGAAGCTCATGTACCATTCCCCCGTGACCGCCGGTTACCATCAGAGCGTGTGGGCCAAGATAGGCCGAACAGTCAATCCACTCATCTTCCAATACGCCCCGTTCCTGAACACTCCCATCTCTGCTGCCCAGAGGTGGTGGTTCAGGTAA